Proteins encoded by one window of Rutidosis leptorrhynchoides isolate AG116_Rl617_1_P2 chromosome 7, CSIRO_AGI_Rlap_v1, whole genome shotgun sequence:
- the LOC139859984 gene encoding uncharacterized mitochondrial protein AtMg01250-like produces MEIMGFGRKWRNWILTCLKSASISILVNGSPTKEFKLGRGVRQGDPLSPFLFILATEGLNLLTKFAVSNNLFNGVEIGNDKIPISHLQYADDTIFFGSWSAGNLDNLMKLLKCFELTLGLKVNYNKSNLFGVNVDLHDVESMARVFGCNVGKFPCTYLGLPIGSNMRKMESWKPVIAKFEKGLQIEKHVRCLLVDA; encoded by the coding sequence ATGGAGATTATGGGATTCGGGAGAAAGTGGAGGAATTGGATACTTACGTGCTTAAAATCAGCTTCAATTTCTATTTTGGTGAATGGGTCGCCTACTAAAGAATTCAAACTCGGAAGGGGTGTAAGGCAAGGCGACCCCCTCTCACCCTTCCTTTTCATTTTGGCGACGGAGGGTCTAAATTTGTTAACTAAATTTGCGGTTAGTAACAACTTGTTTAATGGGGTGGAAATAGGTAATGATAAGATTCCGATTTCGCATCTCCAATACGCGGATGACACGATTTTCTTTGGATCGTGGAGTGCGGGTAACCTTGATAACCTCATGAAACTCCTCAAATGTTTTGAGTTAACGTTGGGATTAAAAGTCAACTATAACAAAAGTAATCTTTTTGGTGTAAATGTTGATCTTCATGATGTGGAGTCCATGGCAAGAGTGTTCGGGTGTAATGTTGGAAAATTTCCTTGTACGTACCTTGGCCTCCCAATCGGTTCGAATATGAGAAAAATGGAGAGTTGGAAGCCGGTAATTGCAAAATTTGAAAAAGGCTTGCAGATTGAAAAGCACGTCCGATGTCTTTTGGTGGACGCTTGA
- the LOC139859985 gene encoding uncharacterized protein, whose product MSTSFWKDLWLLDETLSCRFSKLYRLETEPNASVGDRVGWNGTFCLGEWCRSRVPRGRAVKEFEDLCGLINSVRLNLKKDDTWQVFIWRAKKRRLAVLTELDKRGIDLNLTRCPVCDDDVETVDHSLLFCKQASDTWSKVFDWWDIDEAESLSIGEIFGESASGSMSKIGAKIWQAVKWTCGYLIWQNRNQKVFAKKCWSTPVALNEIQVTSYEWVSKRCKSKHIDWHNWLHSPQSFVYE is encoded by the exons ATGAGTACATCGTTTTGGAAAGATCTATGGCTTTTAGACGAAACACTCAGCTGCAGATTCAGCAAATTATATCGACTAGAGACCGAGCCAAATGCTTCAGTGGGCGATCGTGTGGGCTGGAATGGAACATTCTGTTTAGGTGAATGGTGCAGGTCGCGTGTTCCGAGGGGCAGAGCAGTAAAGGAATTCGAGGACTTATGTGGTTTAATTAACTCAGTGAGGTTAAACCTGAAGAAAGACGATACGTGGC AGGTATTCATTTGGAGAGCAAAAAAGAGACGCTTGGCCGTTTTGACGGAACTTGATAAACGGGGTATCGATCTCAACTTAACCCGGTGCCCCGTTTGTGATGATGATGTCGAAACGGTTGATCATTCTCTACTTTTTTGTAAGCAAGCATCTGATACTTGGTCTAAAGTTTTCGATTGGTGGGATATTGATGAGGCGGAAAGCTTGAGTATTGGGGAAATCTTCGGTGAAAGTGCATCGGGTTCTATGTCGAAAATAGGTGCGAAGATTTGGCAAGCGGTTAAGTGGACGTGTGGCTACCTAATTTGGCAAAACCGTAATCAAAAGGTTTTCGCGAAAAAATGTTGGAGCACTCCGGTAGCATTAAACGAAATACAAGTCACGAGCTATGAATGGGTCTCGAAGAGGTGCAAATCGAAACACATAGATTGGCACAATTGGTTACACTCCCCTCAATCTTTTGTATACGAGTAA